One genomic window of Aquificaceae bacterium includes the following:
- the tpiA gene encoding triose-phosphate isomerase codes for MKLIAANWKMNLTPSQTGEYLKKFIPLVEDIKDREILICPSFTSLCVAQDMLRETHIKLGAQNCYYEPKGAFTGEVSLDMLRELGVSYVIVGHSERRWIFGESDELINRKLTACLKAGIRPVLCVGERLEEREAGLTFKVVEAQVRLALSGLEGYTDSIDIAYEPVWAIGTGNPATPEDAQLVHAFIKDLLYQINPQHSDRARVLYGGSVNPKNSVDFMKMKDVDGLLVGGASLDPEAFSQIVKCF; via the coding sequence ATGAAGCTCATAGCAGCAAACTGGAAGATGAACCTCACACCCTCTCAAACAGGGGAGTATCTAAAGAAGTTCATCCCCCTCGTTGAAGACATAAAAGACAGGGAGATACTTATCTGTCCATCTTTTACTTCCCTCTGCGTGGCGCAGGATATGCTCAGAGAAACCCACATAAAGCTCGGCGCCCAGAACTGCTATTATGAGCCTAAGGGTGCCTTTACAGGTGAGGTCTCTCTTGATATGCTTAGGGAACTTGGAGTCTCCTATGTTATAGTGGGACATTCAGAGAGAAGGTGGATATTTGGAGAGTCTGACGAGCTTATAAACAGAAAGCTGACTGCCTGCCTGAAGGCAGGCATAAGGCCTGTGCTTTGTGTCGGTGAAAGGCTTGAAGAGAGAGAGGCAGGGCTTACCTTCAAGGTGGTGGAGGCTCAGGTCAGGCTTGCCCTTTCTGGCCTTGAGGGCTACACGGACAGCATAGATATAGCCTACGAGCCCGTGTGGGCAATAGGCACGGGAAACCCCGCTACCCCGGAGGATGCACAGCTGGTTCATGCCTTTATAAAAGACCTGCTCTATCAGATAAACCCCCAGCATTCTGACAGGGCAAGGGTTCTCTACGGCGGTAGCGTCAACCCCAAAAACTCAGTGGACTTTATGAAAATGAAGGATGTGGATGGACTGCTTGTGGGTGGTGCCAGTTTAGACCCTGAAGCCTTTTCCCAAATCGTAAAGTGCTTTTAA
- a CDS encoding undecaprenyl-diphosphate phosphatase, whose protein sequence is MDLNQALIMGAVEGLTEFLPVSSTGHLILTAHLLGVPHNTFTKSFEISIQLGSILAVVFIYWRRFVSDFELWKRIALAFLPTGILGFTLYRFIKEQLIGNDVVVVVALVLGGIFLLFADRLCENFCTLQDARELSYRRAIAIGFFQSLAMVPGVSRSASTIIGGMFMGLNRKASAEFSFLLAAPTMLIATAYDLFKSHSEFHSQDWLVLSAGFLTAFVFALLSVKALLAFLSRHSFVPFGIYRIGIGLAYAYFFLL, encoded by the coding sequence ATGGACCTAAACCAGGCCCTCATCATGGGAGCGGTAGAGGGGCTAACAGAGTTTCTCCCCGTGTCTTCCACCGGACATCTAATACTTACGGCCCACCTCCTTGGAGTGCCCCACAACACCTTTACCAAGAGCTTTGAAATTTCCATACAACTGGGTTCCATACTGGCTGTTGTCTTTATCTACTGGAGAAGGTTTGTATCAGATTTCGAGCTGTGGAAAAGGATAGCCCTTGCCTTTCTACCCACGGGAATCCTGGGCTTTACCCTTTACAGGTTCATAAAAGAACAGCTGATAGGAAACGATGTGGTGGTTGTTGTGGCCCTTGTTCTTGGTGGAATTTTTCTCCTCTTTGCAGACAGGCTCTGTGAGAACTTCTGCACCCTTCAGGATGCCAGAGAGCTCAGCTATAGGAGAGCCATCGCCATAGGCTTTTTCCAGAGCCTTGCCATGGTGCCTGGAGTTTCGCGTTCTGCCTCAACCATAATCGGCGGTATGTTCATGGGACTTAACAGAAAAGCCTCTGCCGAGTTTTCCTTTCTCCTGGCAGCACCCACCATGCTCATAGCAACCGCCTACGACCTTTTTAAATCCCACTCAGAGTTTCACTCTCAGGACTGGCTTGTGCTCTCTGCAGGCTTTTTAACCGCTTTTGTTTTTGCCCTGCTGAGCGTCAAAGCTCTTCTTGCCTTCCTCTCAAGACATTCCTTTGTTCCTTTCGGTATTTACAGAATAGGGATAGGTCTGGCTTACGCCTACTTTTTTCTGCTATAA